The DNA sequence ATCAGAAGCAAATGAAGCAGAGTCAAGTTCTGCAATTTTTCTACACCCTGGAACTGGAGACTACCATGATTTgtaagtttgatttttttttcttgattaatTGGGACAAATGTTTGTAATTGTCCTACTGTTAGGAAACTAGTGAAATATTGTAGTCTATGAATGTTTTGCAAATGCATCTTAGCAGAATCTAGAATCATGACAACTGATGAAGAAACTTTGTTGGATTGACTAATCTGAATAGTTAAAAATCATACAATAATCATTATGTTCTGCCTTCTGATACCAGTATGCAGTAATGTATTTCTGTGCTTGACCTGGTGATTTTCAGCTCATAGTACATGTAATGTTATCAATAATGTTAAAGATCTTACACTGGCATGTAAATTCAGTTTCCCAGAGAACCAAGGGGATGTCCTAGTTGTTGAAGTCCAAGATTCAAAAAAGGCAGTCCATGGTCAAGCCAGAATCCCAATTTCATCCCTCAGTGATAATCCTGTAAGCTCTATATTGCTATATCATCTGTAAATATTATTCTTCTCTTTTACACCACCCACATACATGACATGACATGTAATGTATCTGTTTAATATGCAGAGTGACAAAATTCGGTGGTGGCCAATATATCATGATGAACAAGAATGTGTTGGCAAGATTCAGCTTTCCATTGGCAGCACAATGACAAGTGATGAAAACAATCAAATAAAGGTTCTAACCCTACCAAACAGAAGTTTTTAAGTTCACTGATGAAAGAAGAATGAATAATATTAAGATAAGAATTGCATTGAGAAAAGGACATAACAGTTATTAGTAGAATATATCTTTAAAGTTATTAAGGAATCAAATCGGAATTTTCCCTCTCTGAGATTTATTATCAAGAATCATACATATCTGTTCTATGTGACTGAGGTTTCAGTGTACTTAtcaaaagagaaaatatttttaactttgcTCATACCATTACTAGTTGGAATTTTTTCAAACAGGACAACATGGTTTTAATCATATGATTGTCTTAATTTTGGCTAGTAACAACCAAGATGGTCAATTCTAGCTACTTCTGGCCAGTCTCAtattaatttatttcttgttGCAGAGTTCAACTGTGGTGGAAACTCAAGCTTATGATTTATTGTTGGAGGGTGCTATGCGTGCACAGCATTTCCACTGCAGAAACTTGCGACTGGATGGGCCATGGAAGTGGTTGTTAGAGACATTTGCAGACTACTATGGAGTTTCTGACTCTTATGCCAAGTTGAGGTACCCACATACAGTTAGCTAAGTTACTCTTTTCTTCTCATTATTTCTCAAATCACTTTTGCTTACCACCAATCTCTTGTAGATATCTATTACATGTAATGAATGTGGCAACTCCAACCAAGGACTGCCTGGAGCTTGTGAAAGAGTTGCTTGAACCCTTAATAAAGGCCAGAAGTGAGAGGAGATTGACCAGGCAGGAGGTAAAAATTCTCTCATGTTTCAACAATGAGCAAGCACTTATATGATTTAAGTTAGTCTGGTTTACTGGCATTCATTTGAAATCCTTGAAATGACATAGGTGGTTGAGAGGGTTTATGCAAactattacataaaaaaaatatatattgtaatTACGCACAGCGGAAATGCTTTGGGGAAGAATAATATATCCTCCTAGACAGAAgttcttcatttcttctcatcTAATATTGATCCTAACTAATTTACAGTTTATAACATTGTTATAATGTAACCTCCTGTTTGTAAATGGAGAATCAGTTAACAATTTCTTAATCCATTTTCACAGAGAAGCCTACTTTTGGACTGTGAAACTCAAATAGAAAGTCTTCTGGCTACAGTTTTCGAGAATTATAAATCACTTGATGAGAGCTCACCATCAGGTTTAACTCAGCATTTTGGTCCAGCATCCTGTTCTGCAGCACCAGCTCTGTATCCTGCCATACAAGTCTACAGCAGTCTTCATGATATACTATCTCTAGATGCTCAAACTATTCTAAGAAACTATTTGCAGGTAATTTTATATGTCATTATTGTTGAAGACTGATGCTCTTTTAGCCTTTGTGTGAATTTAAGCATTTATTCATGAATAAGATTCAGCACTATCCTTGAACAGCGAACTCTGTATGAAGCTTGCTTTTCCATGGAAGTTGTATCCTTTCAGCTCTTTCTCAGGCCAATAAGTTAGATAATATAGTATACAAAGATTAAAGTAAAAGCTCATACAAAAGTAAAATGCCTTTCTGGATCGTTTATGCAATGTTAATACATTAAATAACTCTTTTTCGTTGACAGACTGCTGCAAGAAAAAGGTGTAGAAAACACATGATGGAGACCGACGAGTTTGTGTCAAGCACCACTGAGGGTTACCTAATGGATACCATCACCATCTCAACTGCATACCTAAAGATGAAAAACCTTTGTGTTTCTATAAGAAATGAAATTCAAGCAGATATAGAGATCCACAGCCAGCATACGATCAACGGCCAGCATATATTTCCTAGGTATTCATCTAATTTCTTAACAGAAACTAATCAACAGAACATTTTCTTTCCTATTTTTCCATTCTTGTACTACTATTTGGAAATGTTTCTTTATGGTACTGACTAGATTTTGCACAGGTTTCTCTTGGTTTATCGGAATTTTATCTCGTGCCTTTTGAGACAATTATTCTTCATCGTTTCTCTTCTTAAACTATAGCCATATTTACTCCCGAGCAATAATTTCTTTTGATTACTTAATAGAATTTCTGACATCTGTACTCCAATTTTCAGTTCAATTGACCTGACAAACATCACAGCAGCCGTTTACAGCACTGAGCTGTGTAACAGGCTGAGAACTTTTCTTTCTGCATGGCCACCATCTTGTCCACAGGCGCATGTGAATGAGCTTCTAACTGCAACCGCTGACTTTGAACGGCACCTTGAGTCGTGGAATATAAGGTTTATCTAAGAAACTTCTCTGGCAGTGCACTTACAAGTACAATAGTGAACAGCATTTGAAGCCTCCATAAATTGCAATACCATTTCTCTCACATGCAACATTCTTTATGTTTGTTTTAGTCCTGTGCAGGGGGGTGTAGACTCCAGAAATTTGTTCCACAATTACATCATGGTGTGGATCCAGGATATGCAACTCAGTTTACTTGATTGTTGTAAAGCAGAAAAGGTAGCAATTTTTTAGTTactttatgaattatgaatgactaAGGAAACCATACAACAACATTTAGCAATGAAATGAGCGTCTTTAATACAATCAAAAACATACAGGTGCCCTGGTCTGGAGTAATCACCAACCATTCAACATCCCCGTTTGCAGAGCAAATGTATGAGAAGATCAAAGACAACCTTATCCTGTATGAAGTGGTAATCAATAGATGGCCTCAATACTCACTTTacctggaaaatgtaaggttctAAACACCAAAAATTCTATAAAGCCATTTgcatttaagatctctttggaATCATTTCTGTCTCACTCGCATAATCCCTTGATTCTGCATATTTTTTTCGGATTATATTTTGAAGGCTGTGGCAAATATAGAGAGAGCAATCATGAAATCCCTTGAGAAACAATACAGTGATATCTTAACCCCTTTGAAAGACAGCATACCGAAGAGGCTTCATTTGCAAGTCCAAAAGCTAGCAAGAAGACAATCCACTACTGTCAACTTGCTTCCTAATCAAGTAAGTTCTATGTGTGCTTATAAGTTTGTCCATACCTCCCCGGAACTTAAACTCAGTTTGAATACTATTAGTTTTGGCTGTTTCTGTCTACAATTTGTTTACTTATATACCTTTAGAAAGAAATCTTAATGCTTGGTTTTTTTATCCAGTTGGGAATATTCTTTAACACCATCAAAAGGATTCTTGATGTCCTACACTGTAGAGTGGAAGACATCCTAAAGTCATGGGCATCCTGTCTACCTGTCATGGGAGATAAGAAAACATTGTTTGGGGAGCAAATGAATGGAATAACCGTTCTCTTGAGAACCAAATACAAAACTTATTTGCAAGCAATAATAGGGAATCTCGTCAACAATGTAAGATTTTTCAGAATATCCAGTTCATAAGTGATCCTATAGCATAGAACATTGATGCTGTAAAATTAACCTCAACAATTCACATTTTAAACTGTTCAGTTGCAAGCTAATCGGAGCACACGTCTGAAGAAGATTCTTGAGGAAACAAGAGAAGCAGATGGAGAGGCAGAAGTGCGTGAAAGAATGCAACTGCTCAATTCACAACTCATTGACTTCATATCCAACCTGCATGAGGTCTTTACTAGCCAGATCTTTATAGCAATTTGCCGCGGATTATGGGATAGGATGGGACAGGTGAGCAACCAGAAAGGTTTATTCATGTGTTGACAACTCACATTTGACATGACTACTCATGTATAAATTGAAGTCTAAAGCCACTACTTTAATTAATTGTGCTAGATTGTTTTAAAGTTTCTGGAAGGAAGGAAGGAAAACAGGATATGGTACAATGGGTCTTGCTATGCTCTGGGGGTAACTCAATCCTTTAACTACTAACTAcatactatgtttttattataataatgtaaCTGAGACTGAATAACTGATAAAAGTGTTTGACTTTGTTTGTAGATATTGGATGACACATTTGCTTCCCAGATGCAAAGACTGCGAGGAAATGCATTGCATGAGAAGGATATTGAGCCTCCTCGCTCAGTGATTGAAGCCCGCTCTATTCTTTGCAAAGACACAACAAATGCAACTGATCCATCTACTTACTTCTACATATGATATCATTGAATTCTTTTGTAAAACCATTATATTcttttttagtatatatagtgAATAAATGTAATGATAACAGGAATATAGTTAAGTGTTCATTCTTTTTAACATGGAAAAGAAAAACCTGCCTCACTGATCTTCTTATTGTTTTAACATAGCCAGAAACCAGTTTAGTTTCGTTTTGTTTTGTGCACTTTATGCTTCAGTCAAGTTTATAGCACTTGTGACTTAATCCTCTTATCCACCCCTCAATTACTTGGCCTCCAGCCCTCCACACCAATAGGCGAACATTTAATTTTACTTTAATATGTTAAATCAAACGTGAAAATAtatgttaatttcaatttcactTTAGTTTAGAAAATTAGCTTTCTTATcagcaaaaaacaaaagaaaaagtgaatACTATGCTGTTagtgaagaataaaaaaattactagtgattgaattttttttttttttggtaaatagtgattgaaattttaatttaaaagtaagATGAAGACAAAAGATTCTCCtcaaataagttaaaaaaatgaaaaattaaaaagcccacaaaaactgcaaataaataaataaaaatgtcgCTATGCACCAACTTGCAAAAGTCTGATAGCCAATCACATTCAGAATAACTCTACGTCTCTTGCAGCATTGCGTGTTTACCGTGAATGTCGATGTTCAAAAATCCAAGGGTGTAATTAAATGTTCATGTCCTTTTGATCTGTTTTGGTTTAAGTGCtattgtttttaggatttttttttttaaataacaacgATACCTAAAACTTGAAGTATTAGGAAACTCAGCAATCCAAACCAAAGTAGAAGCAAAATTACAAAAACCTGTGTATGCAaacttatatataaataatgatatatatctattataccagaaatataaattacacCTTTAAAAACttaacgtaaaaaataaaaaataaaatccataATCATAGGAAAAAGAACTACGAACCAAAGTCCTATAATAATCCACTATATTCAATAAGTATAGTTAATTTTAGCGAGAGCAACATTATCCACGGCATAAAATGTGTACTTAGAATGTGTAATAATTAGCAAATCCGTGCCCTCGACTCTTTCATTGACAaacctttttagtttttacacaCCAATGGTGTTATATGTTAATTGATACTCAGATTTTTTGCCACTTACAAGCATGTTTGTTCATCAGTGATAATAAAGCCTGGTGCTTTCGATTATCACTATGTGCCTCAATTTCTTTGTCTATTTGAGGTTGGTATGTTATTATTCATTAATATCTAAATGAAATTGATCTGATTCTTAATCCTGTTCTGCATGATTTGAAAGCTGTTTCAGACGCGATATTGCTGGAGATATAATATCACGTATTTTCCTaaagctgttttttttttttttgacaaatttgtttaattttttatgaaatattcCTTTGATTATAGTTTGTAGCGACAATTGCAATGTgtttttttcataatttaaatattttttaaagataattgaAGTTGTATGTGTAATGATATATAATTaaagatatataatttaaatCTTGTTTGTTATACTTTGTGGATGTAATGATATATAATTAgatgaatttattttaattagttaacaagTATTTTCAAAAcagtaaaaatatataaaaaaataaataaaactacttTGTTATTCCCTCTCTTAAcaactatcctaaaaacagttGTTGACCAAaactgtttttgaaaaaaaatctgttAGAATTACTTGGAAACTAAATCCATATTGTAATAAGTGACATTCTGGTATGGTTTTCTGAGCTTTGACAGGTTTTATTAATGGCAAGTTCATACACCACTCGTTGATTTTTTCTGCATCTCTCCGACCAGGTATGTACTGTATTTTATTACATAATTATAAGGtacataatatttttcatatatcaaGTAGATTTTTAGTTTCGTAGAGTATTCAATATCCGATTAATtaataaagaataatttaaatatattttgtcaaCTCAAACCGTAATAATATACACTTTAGAGTAATATAACAACTCATCATTTTtgtcacaacaacaacaacaaaaaaacaaaacTATCTTCTATCTATTATCCATTACCATTTTAGTAAAGAAATAAATTTTCATATACCATAAATGtgaaaatatgaaatatttattttctgtcaATTTCTCTCCCACACATTTACTACTTTCCATAAACTgaaagagcaatgctagggcgCAGCAATATTTGTGATTGGTAATCATCAACTAGCCattaatgatgatttgatggtgtgagattggtgtgaaatttcatccaatgactcataTTTTTCTGctagttacatgctggccaaatgGCCTTCTAGACTTTTCCAAACTGAAAAAACGcaacttttaaaataataagatattaCTAGTTTATTCAAAGTAAGTAGTTGCTCTTATAACCTATTTAAATCAATATACATAATTATCTTAAAATTATTTCATGAAATTATGTTATAAAACTTAATAAGGATATTCAAGATTGACCtttagaaattttatttaaatggattctaatatatatttaattactgTTTGTCAAAAAAATCCTATTATATTTGTCCTTAAATCTGTTTAGATTTGATcactatttataaatttaatgtcTTACAAATTTGTAGAACTTTTGccatttattattatgattacgagataatatttaatttaatttttaaatttatctctgaggtttaatttaattcttaaattttcaattacttctatttagtcttcaaattttataaatgtgACTTATGTTAGtttttgagaaaatttttgacgcacaaatattaataaaacgcTAATATAGATAATCAGATATAACACACTTTATAAAATCACATCGTTTTAATTTTAGCACTCACACAACCCAAAAAATAAAATCGTAAGTGGTGCTATATTGATATTTTTCCTCTCACAACAAGTAATATGTCATCATTTAGAACTATTTgagcattaaaattaaaacaaggttattttacaaattttaaagtaaaatttgacTGTCTATATTAGTATTTGCATTAACGTCTGTATATAGTTAATTATCTTATAaactaatataaattatatttataaactgttaaataagataattaaaattttagaaactaaattaaaattagtatatAAATTGAGGAACCAAATTCAGTATTAATTCTATTATTACAATAGTCACCAAAAACAACTCTATTATTACAATATATCTTATTTCAGATAATTGCTCCACTAGTCCACTGATGACATAGAATTAGGTACATTGTAATTAAGATGGGTCAATAGATTTATCGTCATAAAAGGCAAGTCTATACGTAAAGAGGGAAAAAAATCTTAACATTTTATTGGTAAAAATTTCCTAATTTTGCAAAGCTTTAAATCTATATGGTATTGTTCAAATATGCTAAAACTATTCAGTATTTTCACAGCTACTTTACTGTTGGAGATGTTACGTTGGAAATATTACGTTGGTTTTCTATATTAATATTGTGTTAATGAGAATTAAATTAGAGATAAATGACACTTATTAGTAGTCAAATCCAAATTATTTTTTCCCTCAACGAATCAAAGACAATCTCTGAGATaagtaataacaaaaaaaattaaaatatctcttGCAACATAATTTCTTTTGCCCGGTATAAAATgcgcatatgtatatatataagaaattaaaatttattgttttttattattatttttaatttatcaatctagtttcttatcatattttaatatagttgaatttaaaacaaattatattaattttagtaCATGTTTGAGTGTCATTacctttataaaaaaatatttttttaataatttttttaacgtgttggacaaatttctagtagtaaaagtaaaagtattagaaaaataaaaaaatattttttagaaactgtaatttaaatttttttaaagatttttttctttttaaaaaagatgtttttcatgtaataaataaacaaaaatgtacttttatattgttatacccaaacataattaatagataaaaagatttttttataagaTATCCAAAGGTCGAAAAATTTAGATATGGAAATAAGATGAGTAATATActttaatattgtaatttttaatattattttaaattatgaaaagtacATAAATCGGACTCTCgaatttgtgtttaaaaatttttaaaaatttgggatACACATcttatttgtgtttaaaaaactaaaaaaaatttaaaaaatacaatggAACGattcgatttgtgtactccaaatttttttaaacacaaatcggagaTTCGAGAATCCGATTTTTGTACCTAAAAATCGGATATCCGAAATTTCTGTATTTCTTAAAAATCGGACAAAATCACAGCAGTTTACAATTTGAAAGAATACCATTGttaatccaatattaaaaataaaaatataaaatccaaacataaaattatttttactttttcacaggatctttaaaaaaagacaaataaaaaaaaatcttttcacaGAAACTTACTCAAAAAAGTCCTTAGTATTTTACCTTCAAAATCCATGTAAATTTCATTGCAAATACCTCTTGTTTGGTTGCTTCATGCGATCTCTTTTGGatttagttgaattttttttgtgtgaAAAGATGggtaatttattaataaattatttatctcTTAATATTATTAGAATACAATATTTATacattgaaaatataaatatatattttttgtttttatagaaACTATGATAGGAGTACGGTGGATTATAATTTAAAGTAAATCGCAATAAAAGTGTAATGGTTTGCGTTGAGTTATGTGTGAAAAAATCGCTACACCTTTTATGCGGTATGGTAGTTTTTATATAGGCAAGcattatataaaaaattgttgAAAGAATGTAACAGTTTATTTTCACACGCAACTCAACGTGAATCGCTATTCTTCTACCGCAATTTACGTCTAAATCATAATTTAGACGCAGttttcatataaataaaaaaatatatttacgaCTTTAacgtataaaaattatattttgataatattaaaaacaaataatttattttaataacttaCCTGAAAAAGTCGTGAATATCTAGTCTGTTGAGAACTTTTTGTTGTACATGACATTAATATCTTAAGGTAAGAAACAAAATgcaaaattataaacataaatataatgaaaatatatAGTATGATATTTATTTATAAGAGAATATCCCCATTTAGTAGTGCATATTCATATTCATTTCACAATGAGTCAATCTTGCAAGTTACCAATATTTTAttggaaaaaaagagaagaaaaagacaaaaaataaaaataaaaaacaagagtAGAGGGAAAGgcgaaaattggataaaaatttaaaaagaatgttCCCTCCTACTTTGTACGCCAAAATGGATGATACTAAATAGTAAATATTAGAGTAGAGTCCCTTCCCTTCCCAACAATATAAAATCCCGTCTTTTTCTCACTGTCTCTCACACTCTCTCTCTTCACCCGCTACTATTTTCTTTCGCCAGTCACACACCACTACATGGCCCACTCCAAGGCACTTCCGTGCGACTCCGACGGTGCCTGCATGCTCTGCAAGCAGAAACCACCACCGCACGAGTGCCTCACGTGCCGGACCTGCCATACCCCGTGGCACCAGCCATGTCTCCCCGCCGGCACCGGCCCTCCTACCATGGCCGAGGTCAGCACTTGGGAGTGCCCTGACTGTGCCGATCCTGCCCCTGTTCAAGCATCGGCTCCCGCCGTTGCCGGAAACTCCGACAGCTTAGTGGCGGCGATCCGGGCGATTCAGGGAGACACCTCACTCACTGACGAGGAGAAGGCAAAGAAGAGACAGGAGCTCGTTTCTCGCTCCTCGAAGCCACTCGCAGCAGCGGAGAATGGCAAAGCAGAGAAGGACATCTTCGATGGGAGTCTGAACTGCTCAATCTGCATGCAGTTGCCGGAGAGACCCGTCACGGTTAGTTTGTTCTGTTCTGGATTGCTTCTTCATGTCAATGTTCACACCATTCAATTTTTCGGAGCTGATTATTTTTTGGGTTGGGTGTGCAGACGCCGTGTGGTCACAACTTTTGTTTGAAGTGCTTCCAGAAGTGGATTGGGCAGGCAAAGCGGACCTGTGCGAACTGTCGCAGTCAGATCCCACCTAAGATGGCCGAAAACCCTCGGATTAATGACCAGCTGGCCATTGCGATCCGTTTGGCGAGGCAAATGAAGGCCACGGGGATGGTGGGTGCGGTGGCGCAGCCCAAGGTGTATGTTTCTCGAAAAAACGACGAGCTTCCAGACACTTGCTTCACCACTGAGCGGGCGAAGAAGACCGGAAAGGCCAACGCGTGCAGTGGTAAGATTTTTGTGACGATTCCTTCGGATTTTTTGGGTCCAATCACTGCTGAGTATGATCCCAGGAACAATCGTGGGGTTCTTGTTGGGGATACTTGGGAGGACAGAATGGATTGCAGGCAGTGGGGCGCCCATTTCCCTCATGTTGCGGGCATTGCTGGTCAAAAGGGTTTTGGTGCTCAGTCTGTAGCTCTTTCAGGTGGCTATGTTGATGACGAGGATCATGGAGAGTGGTTCCTCTACACTGGAAGGTAACTAACTGCTTTGCATACTCATTTGCTTGTTTTCTATGTCTCTGTTGATTGAGTTTCTTTGTGGTTGTTTTGTCTGCAGTGGTGGAAAGGACCTTAGTGGCAACAAACGCACCAACAAAACACATTCATTTGACCAGAAGTTTGACAACATGAATGAGGCCCTCAGAGTGAGTTGCCAACAAGGTTATCCTGTTAGGGTTGTGAGGTCAGtaatttcaatcatttttatAATCATTCCCCTTCATCACATGTAATTGATTGACCAAATCTATTCACGCCTTTGCCAGAAGATATCCACATTGCTTCTTTATTATTCCAAATCTATTTATGCTTATATGcaataaaatcaatttatttcattGCCTTGGCTTTTATTTCTTCTCCCAAGGTTTCCTTCTAATTTGTCTTGAGTTACTGTGTGAATATGAATGGTTTAGTCTGTTTAATTTTTTAGTTGATTCTCGTGCTTGCTCATATTTTTGGATTGTCTTAGTCATGCCTTTCATCTGAGTCTCGTGCTTCTGTGTAAATATTTTTGCCTTGTTCATGTTCTCAATCTTTGTCAGGTCCCACAAGGAAAAACGATCTGCTTATGCACCCCAATTTGGAGTGAGGTATGATGGAGTTTATCGAATAGAGAAATGCTGGCGTAAGAAGGGAATACAAGTAAGATACTAGGAAAGCCTTGTAGTTAATTACATTTAATAGATCCTAACATTTTTTCCCTATTGAATTGATTATCTTTCTCCAAAATGATCCTCAAGAGTCCTCTTTTTGGGTTAGGGTTGCTTGGTTTGCAGATATTTGTTTGTTAGATGTGACAATGAACCAGCTCCATGGACAAGGTTGGTTCCTTGTATCATTGTGTGTCTTTGTGTGAGTGCATATACATTCAATCTTGAACTTATTTGGGTCATTCATCTGCAGTGATGAACATGGAGACCGTCCACGCCCACTTCCAGTGGTTAAAGAGTTGAAGGGGGCAATTGATGTAACTGAAAGGAAGAAAGCTGCAGCATGGGATTATGATGTAAGTGGTGTTGTACAAAACTATAgtctgtttatttttcttgtatcTAAAATTCTAAATGTTATTGCATTATGAGGTATTGATTCATTTGCCCCTTTTTTCTACTAGGTTACTAGGTTAAGACAAGATAATCATCACTTGTTTTGCCCTAGATATTTTGCATATTCTTTGTTCCATTGAATTTAATTCCACCTTTATTGTTTATACATTTTAGGAGGAAAAGGAATGCTGGATGTGGAAGAGACCCCCACCACCAAGCAAGAAAATGGATGCTATAAGGTGTGAAAATGGGATAtcagaaaagataaaaattgtaCGAAAAGTCAAGACCAAGCCAGTGAGAGATAGGCTTATGAAAGGTACATGTTGCCTTGGACTTTCCTATAAAGACTTTAACCATCTCTTAAACCACTTTGATTTGATGCCTTTGCAGTTATTAGTATGTATGAGATTCTTAAGTTGATATAATTTTGCTTCTTGCTTCATCGATTTTGCAGAGTTTGCTTGCCTCTTGTGTCGCAAGGTGTTGAGCGTCCCTGTGACAACTCCTTGTGGCCACAACTTCTGCAAATCCTGTTTGGAGGGTGCCTTTTCTGGCAAAAGCTTTATCAGAAAGAGGGGAAGCGAAGGTGGGCGCACCTTGCGAGCACAgaagaatgttatgaaatgcCCTTCATGTTCAATTGACATAGCTGAATTTCTTCAGAACCCAGAGGTAGTACATCATGTCTCTTTCTAATTGTCTGAGCATATCGTTGGTGATGGTATTTGGGAAAGCATGAATTTGGTTTTACTCCCAAACTATTTTAATTAGGAAGGTGAATGTTATTGCCATTGACTATCTGTTTTTGCTTCTTGTTTTATATTTGACACCAAATGTGGATAACTTAAAATCCAAAcgttaatttgtttttattttctgttaacCCAAAGTCACTGAAAAATCTTAGGCCTTCTTTGAAATGAGATTCAATGGAGAGTTGGCAAGTTTAATTAGGTGGTGTTCACATTTAGAAATAAATCTTCTAAAGAGGATCATTCATAAATATGCAATTTACAGTTTGTATGTGATCTTGCGATTGTATTTATGCTGTTTCTGGCCTTTGCAATAGGTTAACAGACACATGATGAGTGCGATAGAAGCCCTCCTCCGCGAGGCTGAGATGGAAGAGAGTTCTGAAGTGTCCAATGACAAAAATG is a window from the Arachis hypogaea cultivar Tifrunner chromosome 17, arahy.Tifrunner.gnm2.J5K5, whole genome shotgun sequence genome containing:
- the LOC112765226 gene encoding uncharacterized protein isoform X2; protein product: MMFTEGLDDTAIQWIKQGSQVEDSKPEPDAPARSPLSERRIVSERFPRSPVLNSPVLPPLKFHTALLTPRNVAFSVGDDTDESTVSLPDDADSSDEELSAPTNLDYLERPVSHYYDEDELFGCKLPKPQRSNGILKKGLANQNLTLQLPNTLGVQKKLTPGAGGVHLHKQVHLRSLNCLDDSVEFATPPSAPPIIDADFPPQLERFSKGSPMNEQNESWPSRESVGGRSECSIEQKPSNVKATTDFAQRLDRTITENTERPHLAYYNTSCNSQYAWQTLITYDACIRLCLQAWARGCTEAPEFLKDECLTLRSAFGLHDFLLQPRGVKVKQTEGINARNSEQTFPLKMKKVVGKIRVEVRKLRIIPRRKLQITSSQRGSIYVQAGMEYVRHVSSFVKSGINSMKSASSSMGSEEPLSCLIQLQSTSEANEAESSSAIFLHPGTGDYHDFFPENQGDVLVVEVQDSKKAVHGQARIPISSLSDNPSDKIRWWPIYHDEQECVGKIQLSIGSTMTSDENNQIKSSTVVETQAYDLLLEGAMRAQHFHCRNLRLDGPWKWLLETFADYYGVSDSYAKLRYLLHVMNVATPTKDCLELVKELLEPLIKARSERRLTRQERSLLLDCETQIESLLATVFENYKSLDESSPSGLTQHFGPASCSAAPALYPAIQVYSSLHDILSLDAQTILRNYLQTAARKRCRKHMMETDEFVSSTTEGYLMDTITISTAYLKMKNLCVSIRNEIQADIEIHSQHTINGQHIFPSSIDLTNITAAVYSTELCNRLRTFLSAWPPSCPQAHVNELLTATADFERHLESWNISPVQGGVDSRNLFHNYIMVWIQDMQLSLLDCCKAEKVPWSGVITNHSTSPFAEQMYEKIKDNLILYEVVINRWPQYSLYLENAVANIERAIMKSLEKQYSDILTPLKDSIPKRLHLQVQKLARRQSTTVNLLPNQLGIFFNTIKRILDVLHCRVEDILKSWASCLPVMGDKKTLFGEQMNGITVLLRTKYKTYLQAIIGNLVNNLQANRSTRLKKILEETREADGEAEVRERMQLLNSQLIDFISNLHEVFTSQIFIAICRGLWDRMGQIVLKFLEGRKENRIWYNGSCYALGILDDTFASQMQRLRGNALHEKDIEPPRSVIEARSILCKDTTNATDPSTYFYI